The Gemmata palustris genome includes a region encoding these proteins:
- a CDS encoding sugar phosphate isomerase/epimerase family protein — protein sequence MGFAQTVDSEGKPAHRPGKGSYHQIGLVRGQFGGVPEAEWIKFIAGAGFDGWEEASWELDLRRCDTDAGAAEYAKERVALAKPHGMEIFTVATHLQGQVLGDEPSAKTLNFCSGKGEAKAAYKAWRAAGNNPPRTDPFFVPAEVGKLMHAEAKKDLLAATRYAGHLSKLQNRKVALPGFVGSPANCWSHWFLFPPLPSSMEGYDIPDVWKVSLELIAERFGDVWKLCKEYGVTFDLECHPSERAMGDLESAGDYISFMNNAGFEGTVGFNLDGSHMEWQNVSVIQFIREYGKYIHCAHVKGVQVEREHCRGGLLGGHRWMGHWTNGWKFVTPGTARDANSLEEIFIELNRVGFEGAVSIEWEDNDADKFSGAKAALANCRKADLPPSWGKHDDALKG from the coding sequence ATGGGATTCGCGCAGACCGTAGACAGCGAGGGCAAGCCCGCTCACCGGCCCGGTAAGGGCAGTTACCACCAGATCGGCCTCGTGCGCGGGCAGTTCGGGGGCGTGCCGGAGGCCGAGTGGATCAAGTTCATCGCGGGCGCCGGGTTCGACGGGTGGGAGGAAGCGTCCTGGGAACTGGATTTGCGCCGGTGCGACACCGACGCGGGCGCGGCCGAATACGCAAAGGAGCGCGTGGCCCTCGCCAAGCCGCACGGGATGGAAATCTTCACCGTCGCGACGCACCTCCAGGGGCAGGTGCTGGGCGACGAGCCGAGCGCCAAGACGCTCAACTTCTGCTCCGGTAAGGGCGAAGCGAAGGCCGCGTACAAGGCCTGGCGCGCGGCGGGCAACAACCCGCCGCGGACCGACCCGTTCTTCGTGCCGGCCGAGGTGGGCAAACTGATGCACGCCGAGGCGAAGAAGGATCTTCTCGCGGCGACCCGGTACGCCGGGCACCTCTCGAAGCTCCAGAACCGCAAGGTCGCGCTGCCCGGGTTCGTCGGCAGCCCGGCGAACTGCTGGAGCCACTGGTTCCTGTTCCCGCCGTTGCCGAGTTCGATGGAGGGGTACGACATCCCGGACGTGTGGAAGGTGTCGCTGGAGCTGATCGCCGAGCGGTTCGGGGACGTGTGGAAGCTGTGCAAGGAGTACGGGGTCACGTTCGACCTGGAGTGCCACCCGTCCGAGCGCGCGATGGGCGACCTCGAGAGCGCCGGCGACTACATCTCGTTCATGAACAACGCCGGGTTCGAGGGCACGGTCGGGTTCAACCTCGACGGCTCGCACATGGAATGGCAGAACGTGTCGGTGATCCAGTTCATCCGTGAGTACGGGAAGTACATCCACTGCGCGCACGTGAAGGGCGTGCAGGTGGAGCGCGAGCACTGCCGCGGCGGGTTGCTGGGCGGGCACCGGTGGATGGGCCACTGGACCAACGGCTGGAAGTTCGTCACCCCCGGCACCGCGCGCGACGCGAACAGCCTCGAAGAAATCTTCATCGAGTTGAACCGCGTGGGCTTCGAGGGCGCGGTGTCGATCGAGTGGGAGGACAACGACGCGGACAAGTTCTCGGGCGCGAAGGCCGCGCTCGCGAACTGCCGAAAGGCGGACCTGCCGCCGAGTTGGGGCAAGCACGACGACGCGCTGAAGGGCTGA
- a CDS encoding patatin-like phospholipase family protein — MVAPQNVSASASGNDPGPPPKTGTPPGPPAPPPPGWFRKLVLLGAGTLEALEAVLRWLTAYPLFLAQLVVLVLAAWGVVGGDLGAEHLFWHERPLVQLGTGVSVGLFVGVFLFLNYILFRPDWLVGAYPPDPKRPGILLRFPGTLIPSADAEVRVLGRFLLWGMLLVLALIVVPKLFAAASAPPATGAVEGEAAALAPQRPWLDYLNDRLWLLPFVLGYVLAGLFARVTYYFDEGHRAPACPALRDWLLDLRIIPPGITSPSGTPWDTVREYLIGRDRNPVPKEAVSLHGIATLVMGMALAIIVALLAIVYVLDRWAPGYSLTGLISLVCLIFIVMSMLYGFFESHFRVQRLAFIGGALLLLVWNSTDFFKAGDGYGRNHFKLQFPGLEGTRENEGVNLPLWDPKQKNGGRDVEAVLDATSNYAEAYLIPADEPLRQMCERWKAQPGREKEKPKIVIVCTSGGGIRAAVWTGVVLNELDKDSALPGFRDHIRLFTGASGGMVGATLYVADFENPAGFGDGHIKALAEDSLTRTGQSLVLRDMTWNTIAVPPWNHATWDRGRTLEWMWELNAAQHLQKDASTAWQNPWRKTFADLRVLERQGKRPSMIYSPLMVEDSRRLLISNLELSGLDDPTDLADVSVATGPHGTAGRSAVEFHRLFPDLPPDEFLEYFPPGESASDPRREAVGKLRSSADFRVVTAARMNATFPVISPAVSLPTVPPRRLVDAGIYDNYGVNVAALWLLKNKDAVLKYTSGVALVQIRAFPLHDARNKFASFDPDTGKLVAKPLKGDLFADILASASAPAEALFSARANAAFFRNAEQVETLHRAFNTCPGDMPATSQFFYTAWLELRRPASLNWYLTTTERDSITTGYKDREVSEQHALLRRWFGSGGKVAP, encoded by the coding sequence ATGGTCGCCCCACAGAACGTGAGTGCGAGCGCCTCGGGAAACGACCCCGGCCCGCCGCCAAAAACGGGCACGCCGCCCGGCCCCCCTGCTCCGCCGCCCCCCGGGTGGTTCCGCAAACTCGTTCTCCTCGGCGCGGGCACCCTGGAAGCACTGGAAGCGGTGCTCCGGTGGCTCACCGCGTACCCACTGTTTCTGGCGCAGTTGGTCGTACTGGTGCTCGCGGCGTGGGGCGTTGTGGGGGGCGACCTCGGGGCCGAGCACCTGTTCTGGCACGAGCGCCCGCTGGTCCAACTCGGCACCGGGGTCTCGGTCGGGTTGTTCGTCGGCGTGTTCCTGTTCCTCAATTACATCCTGTTCCGCCCGGACTGGCTCGTGGGCGCCTACCCGCCCGACCCGAAGCGCCCCGGCATTCTCCTCCGGTTCCCCGGAACGCTCATTCCCAGCGCGGACGCGGAAGTGCGCGTGCTCGGGCGGTTCCTGTTGTGGGGGATGCTCCTCGTCCTCGCGCTGATCGTCGTCCCGAAACTGTTCGCAGCCGCCTCCGCGCCGCCGGCGACCGGCGCCGTCGAGGGCGAAGCCGCAGCACTCGCACCCCAGCGCCCCTGGCTGGACTACCTGAACGACCGGCTCTGGCTGCTCCCGTTCGTGCTCGGGTATGTGCTGGCGGGGCTGTTCGCGCGCGTGACGTACTACTTCGATGAGGGGCACCGGGCGCCCGCGTGCCCGGCGCTCCGGGACTGGCTGCTGGACCTGCGCATCATCCCACCCGGTATCACCTCCCCGTCGGGCACGCCCTGGGACACGGTGCGCGAGTACCTCATCGGGCGGGATCGCAACCCGGTTCCCAAAGAGGCCGTTTCGCTCCACGGGATCGCGACGCTTGTCATGGGGATGGCACTGGCCATTATCGTCGCACTGCTCGCGATCGTGTACGTGCTGGACCGCTGGGCACCCGGCTACTCGCTCACCGGTCTTATTTCGCTGGTGTGCCTGATCTTCATCGTGATGAGCATGTTGTACGGGTTCTTCGAGTCCCATTTCCGCGTCCAGCGCCTCGCGTTCATCGGGGGCGCCCTCCTGCTCCTCGTGTGGAACTCGACCGACTTCTTCAAGGCAGGGGACGGCTACGGCAGGAACCACTTCAAGCTGCAATTCCCGGGACTGGAAGGAACGCGCGAGAACGAGGGCGTGAACCTGCCACTGTGGGATCCCAAGCAGAAAAACGGCGGGCGCGACGTGGAGGCGGTGCTCGACGCCACGAGCAACTACGCGGAAGCGTACCTGATCCCCGCGGACGAACCGCTCCGGCAAATGTGCGAGCGATGGAAGGCGCAACCCGGCCGCGAGAAGGAAAAACCGAAGATCGTGATTGTCTGCACGAGCGGCGGCGGGATTCGGGCCGCAGTCTGGACCGGTGTCGTGCTGAACGAACTGGATAAAGACTCCGCCCTCCCCGGGTTCCGGGACCACATCCGGTTGTTCACCGGGGCGAGTGGCGGAATGGTCGGGGCGACCTTGTACGTCGCCGATTTCGAGAACCCGGCCGGGTTCGGGGACGGGCACATCAAGGCGCTGGCCGAGGACTCGCTCACGCGCACCGGCCAGTCGCTCGTCCTGCGCGACATGACGTGGAACACCATTGCCGTCCCCCCCTGGAACCACGCCACCTGGGACCGCGGGCGTACCCTCGAATGGATGTGGGAACTGAACGCGGCACAGCACCTCCAGAAAGACGCGAGCACAGCGTGGCAGAACCCGTGGCGGAAAACGTTCGCGGACCTGCGCGTGCTGGAGCGCCAGGGCAAGCGCCCGTCCATGATCTACTCGCCCCTCATGGTCGAAGACTCCCGGCGCCTGTTGATTAGCAACCTGGAACTGAGCGGGCTGGACGACCCGACCGACCTGGCGGACGTGAGCGTGGCGACCGGCCCGCACGGAACGGCCGGGCGCTCGGCGGTCGAGTTCCACCGGCTCTTCCCGGACCTGCCGCCCGACGAGTTTCTCGAATACTTCCCGCCCGGTGAATCGGCTTCCGACCCGCGGCGCGAGGCCGTGGGGAAACTCCGCTCGTCGGCGGACTTCCGCGTGGTGACCGCGGCCCGGATGAACGCCACGTTCCCGGTCATCAGCCCGGCCGTGAGTCTCCCGACCGTCCCGCCCCGGCGCCTCGTGGACGCCGGGATTTACGACAACTACGGGGTGAACGTGGCCGCGCTGTGGCTCCTGAAGAACAAGGACGCGGTCCTCAAGTACACGTCGGGGGTCGCACTGGTGCAGATCCGCGCGTTCCCGCTCCACGACGCCCGGAACAAGTTCGCGTCCTTCGACCCGGACACCGGCAAGCTCGTGGCCAAACCGCTTAAAGGTGACCTGTTCGCCGACATCCTGGCGTCCGCCAGCGCGCCGGCCGAAGCGCTGTTTTCCGCCCGCGCCAACGCCGCCTTCTTCCGCAACGCCGAGCAGGTCGAAACGCTCCACCGGGCGTTCAACACCTGTCCAGGCGATATGCCCGCGACGAGCCAGTTCTTCTACACCGCGTGGCTGGAACTGCGCCGACCGGCTTCACTAAACTGGTACCTCACCACAACTGAGCGCGACAGCATTACAACGGGCTACAAGGACCGCGAAGTGAGCGAACAGCACGCCTTACTCCGCCGGTGGTTCGGCTCCGGGGGAAAGGTGGCGCCGTGA
- a CDS encoding NADH-quinone oxidoreductase subunit N — MFPTLDNISGLQGALKNDLLVFLPELAICGGIVALLLARLIPVLDRVHLGSVALVALAVSLFAGGYQVHDGSWAGPYFGGMLVADAWGGFVRLIVLAAALITVILSLLTGIPDKDDSADFYVLLLGGTLGMTLMTSAAHLLMVFIAVEMASLPGYALAGFLKGKRSGSEAALKYVVYGAAASGVMLYGITLLAGTFGTGALHDVAAGIAQRGLDLPVLAGLAFVLVGLGFKLAAVPFQFWCPDVFEGAAAEVAGFLSVASKAGAIGLTGRVLLTLHAEQHGGWAIPASLGIGVAVVAMITVTFGNLAAFAQTNLKRLLAYSTIAHAGYMLMALACVTPEGASAVLYYLAAYVAMNLGAFGVVALVRNATGSEEISAVRGLVRRSPLLAVAMTVFLASLLGLPPLAGFAGKFQVFVAVYQAAKAATASGPPGLGVVLFVLLVVGAVNTAISAYYYLKIARAMLLDDPAEGTAATATSSPVAGLFFVALVAFLFAAGVMWDPLMSETVRAASAFGVK; from the coding sequence ATGTTCCCTACGCTCGATAACATTAGCGGGCTCCAGGGCGCGCTCAAGAATGATTTACTCGTATTCTTGCCGGAACTCGCGATCTGCGGGGGGATCGTTGCACTTCTGCTCGCGCGGCTAATTCCCGTACTGGACCGCGTTCACCTCGGGAGCGTGGCGCTTGTTGCGCTCGCCGTTTCACTGTTCGCGGGCGGGTACCAGGTTCACGACGGCTCGTGGGCCGGGCCGTATTTCGGGGGGATGCTCGTCGCCGATGCGTGGGGCGGGTTCGTGCGCCTGATCGTGCTCGCCGCGGCGCTGATTACGGTCATCCTCTCACTACTCACCGGCATTCCCGATAAGGACGACTCCGCGGATTTTTACGTGCTCCTCCTCGGTGGCACACTCGGCATGACGCTGATGACGTCCGCGGCGCACTTGCTGATGGTGTTCATCGCGGTGGAGATGGCGAGCTTGCCCGGGTACGCGCTGGCCGGATTCCTGAAGGGAAAGCGGAGCGGGAGCGAGGCCGCGCTGAAGTACGTGGTTTACGGTGCCGCGGCGAGTGGGGTGATGTTGTACGGCATCACGCTGTTGGCGGGCACGTTCGGCACCGGAGCGCTTCACGATGTAGCTGCTGGTATCGCGCAACGCGGACTCGATTTGCCCGTGCTCGCGGGCCTGGCGTTTGTGCTCGTGGGTTTGGGGTTCAAGCTCGCCGCGGTGCCGTTCCAGTTCTGGTGCCCGGACGTGTTTGAAGGCGCTGCCGCGGAAGTGGCCGGGTTCTTGTCGGTCGCATCGAAGGCGGGCGCGATCGGGCTGACCGGCCGCGTATTGCTCACGCTGCACGCGGAACAGCACGGCGGTTGGGCGATTCCCGCGAGCCTCGGTATCGGAGTTGCTGTCGTTGCGATGATTACGGTCACGTTCGGGAATCTTGCCGCGTTCGCTCAAACGAACCTGAAGCGACTGCTCGCGTACTCAACCATCGCGCACGCGGGGTACATGCTGATGGCCCTCGCGTGCGTGACGCCCGAGGGGGCGTCGGCGGTGTTGTACTACCTCGCGGCATACGTCGCGATGAACCTCGGCGCGTTCGGCGTTGTCGCTCTGGTGCGGAACGCGACCGGCAGCGAGGAGATTAGCGCCGTGCGCGGGCTTGTGCGCCGAAGCCCACTGCTCGCGGTCGCGATGACGGTGTTCCTGGCGAGCTTGCTCGGGCTCCCGCCTCTGGCCGGTTTCGCGGGTAAGTTTCAGGTGTTCGTCGCGGTGTACCAAGCCGCGAAAGCCGCGACCGCGTCCGGTCCGCCGGGACTCGGTGTGGTGCTCTTCGTGCTGCTCGTGGTGGGCGCTGTGAATACGGCGATCAGTGCGTACTACTACCTGAAGATCGCGCGCGCGATGCTCCTGGACGACCCCGCGGAAGGCACGGCCGCGACCGCAACGAGTTCCCCGGTTGCTGGGCTGTTTTTCGTTGCTCTGGTGGCGTTCCTGTTTGCGGCCGGTGTGATGTGGGATCCGCTGATGAGCGAAACGGTCCGCGCCGCGAGCGCGTTCGGCGTGAAATGA
- a CDS encoding TIGR02996 domain-containing protein yields MTEREAFIEAIAANPADDTVRLAFADWLQENGEEDRAEFVRLLHELMTGQRELEGIRQPSKHLLTLQNRIQKLFTSCGATWLGPFYQALGAEFPPARREPWSSRLWRRVTGSQTDQVGELFKYLHFGRVCIEGRSDELIRTLDLWSGFVSSLQISLEARLPIRDIAAAFRREPVNSLRIAAADNFDQWSRLNKPCLARSESLTVEMSNERNRQTIKVVEDILHGQHWSGLKHLGLWHAGNHFQPESHECIEQLAHSPLLSNIHSLSLMIEQPDIRPLTHLPQIANLRRFRTCGRLTPEATGAIASATFRPNLEELNLSLGYLEGDWTRALAAVVWPKLRSLDLGYNQLTDAGVRSLLPLVPRLTDLCLCSSNITDTGALALADAIDPEKMENFWLNYNPLSLETVDALRARFGERFHFTASTGSP; encoded by the coding sequence GTGACTGAGCGCGAGGCGTTCATCGAAGCGATCGCGGCGAACCCGGCCGACGACACCGTCCGGCTGGCGTTCGCCGACTGGCTACAGGAGAACGGCGAAGAGGACCGCGCCGAGTTCGTGCGCCTGTTACACGAACTGATGACGGGGCAGCGCGAGCTGGAGGGTATTCGGCAACCAAGTAAACATCTCCTAACGCTGCAAAATCGCATCCAAAAGTTATTCACGTCGTGCGGCGCGACCTGGCTCGGACCGTTCTACCAGGCACTCGGAGCGGAATTCCCACCCGCGCGCCGGGAACCCTGGTCGTCGCGCTTGTGGCGGCGCGTCACTGGCAGCCAGACAGATCAAGTGGGTGAACTGTTTAAGTATTTGCACTTCGGCCGTGTCTGCATTGAAGGGAGATCCGACGAGCTTATTAGAACTCTCGACTTGTGGAGTGGCTTCGTCAGTTCTTTGCAGATTTCTCTCGAGGCGCGGCTCCCGATCCGCGACATTGCTGCCGCATTCCGACGAGAGCCGGTAAACAGTCTACGGATTGCGGCCGCCGATAATTTCGACCAATGGAGCCGCCTAAACAAGCCCTGTCTCGCTCGCTCGGAATCGTTGACCGTTGAGATGTCAAACGAGCGCAACCGACAGACCATCAAAGTGGTCGAAGATATCCTCCACGGTCAGCACTGGTCGGGGCTTAAGCACCTGGGGCTCTGGCACGCGGGGAACCATTTCCAACCGGAATCACACGAGTGCATTGAGCAATTGGCTCATTCGCCGCTCTTGTCCAACATCCACTCACTATCCTTAATGATCGAACAGCCCGACATTCGCCCACTCACTCATTTACCTCAAATCGCGAACCTTCGCAGGTTCCGCACGTGCGGTCGCCTGACGCCCGAAGCAACCGGCGCTATCGCCAGCGCTACCTTTCGGCCGAACCTGGAAGAGCTGAATCTGTCCCTGGGCTACCTCGAAGGCGACTGGACACGGGCACTTGCGGCAGTCGTGTGGCCCAAATTGCGATCACTGGACCTCGGGTACAATCAACTCACTGACGCGGGCGTGCGGAGTTTATTACCGCTCGTTCCCCGACTGACCGACCTCTGCTTGTGCAGTAGCAACATCACCGACACTGGTGCGTTGGCACTTGCCGACGCAATCGATCCCGAAAAGATGGAAAATTTCTGGCTCAATTACAATCCGCTTTCGTTGGAAACGGTAGACGCGCTCCGCGCCCGGTTCGGTGAGCGCTTCCACTTCACCGCTTCTACTGGGTCTCCATGA